The DNA region AAAGCCTGGACTGCCTTGGATAGGCTCTATTTCTGCAGAGATGAAGACAAACCAGCCAGGTACAAACCACGCAAGAATTTCTTAGACAAAAGTTAGGATTCAAGAGCACTACCACAAATACAGAGTACTGAGAGCCTTGGCATTGTGGGGGAGAATGAAGGCCAGAATTCAATCCTTCATGAATGCCTTCTTCTACAGGTCCCTGTTACTCTTCTGTTCAGGACACACAGATTAACATTCTCCGAGGCTCATATTCTGCAGCAAAATTTCTGAATAATTATCCTCCTAAAATTCTAAAACAGATGTTTTCAGTTGTTTCGTCACTGATAATCATGCTAGTTAATTAGAATTGGCTCTAAGGGCTAGCAAAGGTAACTATGACAGATTTAGTAAAAACTGCATGGTGCACACCTCCATCCTGCACAACATTAACAATTTCATGTAGCTAAAACATCTTCAGATGTTTTCTTTGCATCTCACAGAAACAAATAATTTAAGCATCAGAACACCTCTGTGATGGAgggaatatttattttccttatgcAGAGGGGGCAACCCATACATAAAGACTAAGGTCAAGTTTCTAGAAACTTGTATCAAAGCATCAAAGCTTGGTTCATTTGAGCACCGCTACCAGCAGGTTTATTCTGAGCCTTATTTAGTCTTATTAAATAGaactgacttttaaaaatcaCTTCTGGAAAGCTctgcacctgctgctgctgccacctgccTTCCTGAGAGCTGTGCCACATATATGTGGACAGGTGGAaaacttctccttcccttccccaagcCTGCTCAAACTCCAGTCCAAAAATCCCCACATTACTGGTGGTGCTGGAATAATGTTTGCTTGTTCCTCAGTCTTGTCCCTGGCCCTACTGTCAGGAACAGACTGGCAGTTCTTTGGCAACGTGTTCCTGAATCCTAGGTGCACCAGGGACACACAGTGACTTTTGAAAGTAATGTAGCTATCGCTACTCACAGTTTCTAGCTAGCCACAGTTGCAGTTCCAGTGCACTTTGCTGGTGCATTTAGTCCTTCATTTTAGTTGAAAGAGTTTGATTCTTCTACCTGAAATGCTTCTTGAACTAGTGCAGTAAAATAGCTGAGATCTACTCAGCTTGAACTTCTAAATTCAAATTCCACTCTATTTTTCTGTATATGCTCCGTGTTATGCAAGTAGACTATTAGAGGAGGTCTGGCTGAAAGTATTACATCAGTTTTCAGAAGACAAAAAGCATCCATTTGATTTTGAAATTGCTGTTAAAAACATGATAAAGTCAGTGAAGAGGAGACTGTGCTCTCTTTTTCCAAACATTTCTTGGAATAGCACTCGTTTGGAGTGTCTGTTCACACATTGATATGAGGCTGTGTTACACCTGGCATAATAGGGAAGCGTAAAAGGTCAGTTTAGTTGATGGTGTGATTAATCCTTCCCTCAGTACAACCTCAAAATTTAACTGAATCATCctctgcagagaagcagcagaTGTTCAGAGCCTTCCAGCTTGGCCTACCCGCTGGAGAAGAAACATGCAATATGAAGTCCAGGCTAGTTCAATTATCTGCACACACATAAGCAAGCAAGCTTGCACCAGTTCTTGAacaaatctttcaaaaaaaagtaattccttCTTTCAGACAGTTCAGCTCAACACTAATGGCTGTTCCAAGATTTAACTCTTTTAGAAACCAACTCTAACTGGAGAACACAGCAACTACCAAACCTTCTTTCTCCACACGTAACTGTTTCTTTGGGAAACCAGCTGCACACACAATTAGGTTCAAACAGCATGTTTTTCCAAGACACAGAACTTGCTCACATACTGAGAAAAAGCACCTGAAATACAATGTTTCCTTATTTCCTGGTGACACTGAAGGTAAGATGCTATAACATAAAATGCATGATAATTTTTGCTTGTCCTACTCACTCTGATGAAAGCTGACCAGTAGCTGGCCTTGCAAGACTTCTCTGCAATGTATATAGCTGCCTTTGCCTGAGCAAATGGTTTCCACAAACTTTGCAAGACCATGCAGACAATGTCACTGTGACTACTGTTCACCTTCACTAAGTGACACCCAATTTGTTTAGGCAAGTGCAGCTGTTCTTGTTCTTACTTCCTCAAATCTCACCTCACTAAATGCGCTGGATGGTGAGTTTGCAAGCTGAAACAACCCTTATCTCACAATAAAATGGAAGTCAAGCAACCAGGTGCAACTTAAGATATGTCCATGTGTGAGGACTGAAAACACTATTTTAGATGCTGAGTTTATATTTGGTCTATAAATAAAGGGACAAGTGAATCAAAAACCCCAGTTAACTGTGATAGCAATAGACTATAGTTTCAGCTCAGTTCAGTTTAGATTGTTAGAAAAAGGTTGCTCTCTCTGTTGGTTATAAAGTTAAAAAATGCTTCCCTGAAGCCATGAATCCCTTGTATTTCAAATGCTGACTAGGCCAATTAAACCAAATAGGCATTTCTATAACAAAAGAATAGCACTCATAAAATGTCTTCAGTCAAGAGTGGGAAAGAAGGTCAGTTAGAGAAATatctaaaaatacaaaatttaaagcTTAATAAGTTATGAAATAAACCAGATCCTAAGACTGAATAAAGCAGAGTTATGCAAATTTGCACCAGAGGGTCTGGTTAGAAAGtttcatattaatttttaaaaacaataacatCATTCAAATCCAAGAATCTTTTAAAGGTTGCATTGCTGAGGCCTTGGGAAGTTCTTCACTTGAGGTACCTTTGCGTAGTGTCTGTGCTCCTGAACACAACACTCCCACAGCCCAGCTAGTCAACAAAATCATGGCAACACCAGGCCCTTGGCTTGTTTTGAGTACAGAGAGATGCATAATGCACTGCTTTGAGTAAATAGCAACAGTGACACTTCCTAAAAGGTTCTCAGAAAGGCACTAAATCTCCTTGAACTCTTGTTAGAGTTCAGACATTGCTCAGACTTTAGGGCAGGATCATGTTCTCCAAGCACAAGTTTTCCCTAAATCCAAAAAGTACATTCTTTACATCTAGCACACCAGGACAAGCTGACTCCAAACTTAGCAAATTGGAGCATAAAAAATGGATCAATGAGAAAGACAAAGTTTATTTTTAGTTTGTATTCCCCTTAATTCTATTTAGAGCATGAAGCCTGAaaacaacaaacaagaaaacaagtcCTGTGAAAAACAGTCTTGTGTTAACAGCTAGGTGAGCCAGTGGAGCATGCTGATGCTTCAGTACAGAGATATCACAAGCAAAGAGCAAAGGGAGAATGCACAGTAAGCCAGAGTCTGCTCTCGCTTTTGTAACCTGTTGGAGATGGTTCCTCAAAGGTTTTTAAGTACTTCCCTGATAAGGAAATCCAAAGCAATAAAAAGGGAGGTTTTGTGTAGCTACAGACCACCCAGCTGGCACCATAGCCACACTTATGTGCAGGTACACTTTCTAGCCATGCTCCCTAAGGCAGAAACTCAAACATGACCTAACAGACTACTTGTAAAAAATATGTACAAGACTTCGAGCAATTAAAGACAAAGTCAGGAGTGGGCAATGATGCCAAATCTTTGCTGCTGCACACAGTCCACCCAAACTTCGATTTCCCCCAGTTTAGTCCTCAGCATTTTGGTCAGAGACCTCAAGTAGACCCAAACTAATAACCCTTCTTCCCTGTCTGTCATGTTACCAGGTCAAATACTGTTTCAAACAAAGGGACAAATGGGCAGAGCATATCTGAAAGAAACCAACCAGTCAGAGAAGAAAAAGGTGAGAAGACTAATCCATTCTAAGCAATTGTCAGAAATTAGGTATTTTCACAGTGATATACTACCAGTTACATAACATGATAATTGTTTTAAGCACAATAACGCCCTGGAAACCATAAGAAGATACACTAAGGTAGTGATAGCTGTAAGAGGTACCATCATCTAAGGCATGCAGACACAGGCAGGCATATGCAAGCAGAAGCTAAACCACAAAAGCCTGGGACTTTCCTTGCAGACCGACTGCAAATGCAAAGGTATTGCTTGGTTACCACTTTAAGTGTCTGGGAACACCACATGCAGAGGTGGAAAAGAATGCCTAGCCAAATGAAAAATGTGGGCATGAGGCTACAGCCTGGAAGTAAGCCTAGAGAGAGAGCTCTTCCACGCTCTGCTGGAAGGGCACCATTTCACTGCAGACCTGTTGCCTCCAATTATTTGTTTCTGCCACGTTCAGAGAAATAAGATTTTCTATATATTGTTTGGAAATAAGCAGGACTGTATAATCCAAAAGGGTCAGGAGGCAGGTGTCCCTTTTGAAAGCCTGTCTAGGCTAAGGGAAGCTATGATATAGTGCTATTTGGACTGCTTCCCTGTACTATCCCTTAGTACATGGCAGAGACACTGTCTTTCACTCACCCCTTCCATCTCACTGACTCGACTAGGACAGACTCTTCCACCTCTTTCCctcttgctgcttttcttcatggttctctttcttgcccttctacTGCATATATGGAGGCAATCCATGTTCATAAGGTTGGGCTTAGTCAAAAAATCACAGGCATTTTTCAGCATAATGTTACAGCCAAGCTTTACTGATGTTTCATTTGTTATGGGATGTGTAAGGCAATGAGGAACATGGAGAAAGCGCTCAGCTACAGCAGAAGAACTTCCCATTGTTGAGTGATGTGTCATCCTGAAGCCCCTGTGGGGGCTCCACCTTTGTCTGGAGACCACATATGTTGCAACTGTTGCTCCATGGGCCAAAACTACCCCATGAAAGTCCATCACCTACTAGCACAGTTGCATCTGAGCATCTGAACCGGATGTTGTTGGCTGCTGTGTCATCACCTCCTCCTTGAGATTTCTCTGTTCTCAGTGAGAAGGAGATCAAGTGGCCTCTAGGACAAACCTGGAAGCTGGTCCAGGTTCCCCATCTGTCAAAAAAGCAGACAGAGTGATGTCTAGGCTCTGCAAACCACTAGGGAGTGCCCCTTctccttgccttgctgccctcaAGCTTAACACTTCCTTTGCTCACAGCAGTGACCAGTGCAACATCCTGTTGAAGTCAGGGGCCCCTTACTTtctccatttc from Apteryx mantelli isolate bAptMan1 chromosome 1, bAptMan1.hap1, whole genome shotgun sequence includes:
- the LOC106493473 gene encoding vitelline membrane outer layer protein 1-like gives rise to the protein MKLLTPTTLILFLSLCLQDTGARKYISVLAVPNGGHWGHWGSRQFCRYGYASGFALKVEPSQFGRDDTALNGIRLRCEDNSIIESLVGKWGTWTSFQVCPRGHLISFSLRTEKSQGGGDDTAANNIRFRCSDATVLVGDGLSWGSFGPWSNSCNICGLQTKVEPPQGLQDDTSLNNGKFFCCS